From a region of the Paenibacillus sp. R14(2021) genome:
- a CDS encoding AAA family ATPase yields MRDISQLSLGQKVVAILTFLFEYGRFTNDTTPLIIDQPEDNLDNQYIYKNLVQSLRQIKNNRQVVVVTHSSTIVTNADAEQVIVLESDSSRGWIEKTGYPSNKTIMKHIINYLEGGEPSFIHKVKMYDTILQSK; encoded by the coding sequence ATGAGGGATATTAGCCAATTGTCATTAGGGCAAAAAGTTGTTGCAATTTTAACGTTTCTATTTGAGTACGGTAGGTTTACTAATGACACTACTCCTCTAATAATCGACCAACCAGAGGATAATTTAGATAATCAGTATATATATAAAAATCTAGTTCAAAGTCTTCGTCAAATAAAGAATAACCGTCAGGTAGTTGTTGTCACTCATAGTTCAACGATAGTAACCAATGCAGATGCAGAACAGGTAATTGTCTTAGAGTCAGATAGCTCGCGTGGATGGATTGAAAAAACCGGCTATCCAAGTAATAAAACGATTATGAAGCATATCATTAATTACCTTGAAGGAGGGGAACCGTCTTTTATTCATAAAGTAAAGATGTATGATACCATTCTCCAAAGTAAGTAG
- a CDS encoding phosphotransferase family protein, which yields MKDSIVKQAARIAGDFLQEQVKTSDQIIGKGITNQVCVVETEIHKVVVRMNDKGTFPSFVKEKWSIEQAAAVGVPGPEVLSIGVVDETAYMIQAFVEGDNGLDSTVPKSDVWRKLGEYAKLIHSIQVKGYGENLIDPVHGEFQSPPHAGSDGSWQGYVQHNINSLTEHDRLIELGVITQMESQRIKKRFEDLKRKPFRFGLNHGDISLKNTIVNQANQVILLDWNAKVSVVPHATIAQLMHYQILGLEEGPNDEEFKAFIDGYGISGKDLSDIRLYLLLRAFDNLRWAINRSPDHIEPFAAFAKQVVDIILD from the coding sequence ATGAAAGACTCTATAGTTAAACAAGCAGCTCGAATTGCAGGCGATTTTCTTCAGGAACAAGTGAAAACTTCCGATCAGATCATAGGTAAAGGCATCACAAATCAGGTTTGCGTAGTCGAAACAGAGATTCATAAAGTTGTTGTCCGTATGAACGATAAAGGTACATTTCCAAGCTTTGTCAAAGAGAAATGGAGTATCGAGCAAGCAGCCGCAGTTGGCGTTCCGGGACCTGAAGTGTTGTCCATTGGTGTCGTTGATGAAACCGCATATATGATTCAAGCCTTTGTTGAGGGAGACAACGGGTTAGACAGTACTGTACCCAAGTCTGATGTTTGGAGGAAACTGGGCGAATATGCCAAGCTTATTCATTCTATTCAAGTGAAAGGATATGGGGAAAATCTGATTGATCCCGTCCATGGCGAGTTTCAGTCACCACCGCATGCTGGATCAGACGGTAGTTGGCAAGGGTATGTGCAGCATAATATAAATAGTCTGACGGAGCATGATCGCTTGATTGAGCTTGGCGTAATCACTCAGATGGAATCGCAGAGAATAAAAAAACGGTTTGAAGATTTAAAGCGTAAACCGTTCCGTTTCGGCTTAAACCACGGAGATATTTCTTTAAAGAATACGATTGTCAATCAGGCAAACCAAGTTATATTGCTGGATTGGAATGCGAAAGTAAGCGTGGTACCACATGCAACAATTGCTCAACTGATGCATTATCAAATCCTGGGGTTAGAGGAAGGGCCAAATGATGAAGAATTCAAAGCGTTTATAGACGGGTACGGAATAAGTGGAAAAGACCTTTCTGACATAAGGCTTTATCTGCTATTAAGGGCTTTCGATAACCTCAGATGGGCGATTAACCGAAGTCCTGACCATATTGAACCCTTTGCTGCATTCGCGAAACAAGTAGTAGACATTATTTTGGATTAG
- a CDS encoding DGQHR domain-containing protein produces the protein MSSALAHHHVIENVLLYKMRGKVAYLGNVSAMSALQITYVKPFDHPSGKGYQRPVDNKRCNDFAMYLSKGDDALFTPILLNAESKWEFSAYDKSRSSFGRLICKDKASLMDGQHRLGGIKRYTQDTHSEISVPFLAFHYLDEDEEINLFDTINTKAKGIGISLSKYLHRDSDEYSWVATQLITRGDSPFHFISTITGKRSLGRHVTLQNLYKMLEFLSKEDHVAKLPKEEKLMLCLVYFNAIKELFNKEWLDYKEYRLTHIVCLNAIAIAGGVFLSKVISEEKRAIDYNQVIKGVNKLKSMDWSAAGTLRYIKGMSGSKTLANDLITQMIGTSASK, from the coding sequence ATGTCATCAGCTTTGGCGCATCATCATGTCATTGAGAACGTGCTTCTATATAAAATGCGCGGGAAGGTTGCTTATCTTGGCAACGTATCTGCAATGTCTGCTCTACAGATCACTTATGTAAAACCTTTTGATCATCCCTCCGGTAAGGGATACCAACGTCCTGTTGATAACAAACGATGTAATGATTTTGCTATGTACTTATCAAAGGGCGATGATGCACTGTTTACACCTATACTTCTAAATGCTGAATCAAAGTGGGAGTTTAGTGCTTACGATAAATCGAGATCTTCCTTTGGACGATTAATCTGTAAGGACAAGGCTTCACTTATGGATGGACAACATCGTTTAGGAGGGATAAAGCGATATACCCAGGATACCCATTCTGAGATCAGTGTACCGTTCTTAGCTTTTCATTACTTGGATGAAGATGAAGAGATAAACTTATTCGATACAATTAACACCAAGGCAAAAGGCATCGGGATTTCTCTTAGCAAATACCTTCATCGTGACTCCGACGAGTACAGTTGGGTCGCTACTCAGCTTATTACAAGAGGAGATAGCCCGTTTCATTTCATTAGCACAATTACGGGTAAGCGCAGCCTAGGGCGTCATGTAACGCTGCAGAACCTATATAAAATGCTCGAGTTTTTATCTAAAGAGGATCATGTTGCTAAATTGCCTAAAGAAGAAAAATTAATGTTATGCCTCGTTTATTTTAATGCAATTAAGGAGCTGTTTAATAAGGAATGGCTCGATTATAAGGAATATCGCCTGACACACATTGTATGTTTGAACGCGATAGCTATTGCTGGAGGTGTCTTTCTCTCTAAGGTCATAAGTGAAGAGAAGAGAGCAATCGATTATAACCAAGTAATTAAAGGTGTTAATAAACTTAAAAGTATGGATTGGTCAGCTGCAGGAACCTTGAGATATATAAAAGGGATGAGTGGATCGAAGACACTGGCCAATGATTTAATTACGCAAATGATTGGAACAAGTGCTAGTAAATAA
- a CDS encoding ATP-binding protein, protein MKQVDGRSILKGTQVEAKYAEQQVPAYRGNPLIESQPHIKSILEVANSFAQYPDFDHSQREWPANIRMHCVYQLQNFLQPLPLHFDMETRFSVMIRQGYVSRNPTLPIFQRQFSTGIQNLLEQGIDENGYNTIGNRASANGFCILGPSGIGKSTSVEKILLTYPQVILHKSIKGMGMLKQLNWLKLECPSDGSLKSLCVDFFHIVDEILKENYSNIHVKERSTAETLTVPMAQIASLHCLGVLVIDEIQNLNLSKTGGEERTLNFFTKLVNVLGIPIVLVGTGRATYLFESVFAQARRASGMGDMVLDRLTKGKDWEVLLNSIWSYQWTKNYTERTEELSEVLYSESQGIVDIAVKLFMHSQWKAISTKKETISVEMVKKAASENLKLIQPMIRALRSGDREKLAKIKDLKPEWLSINQYVLESEVPVELYGKAAIDHRRAQEQRGDMDLLVELMKLGEILGLGATAAEELGKRLLKTDMTDITAIKKSYAEEAVKLISVQPKRAGRRIRRGASVKNNKLRVTDALSIVKKGLEKGSAAVQSLKDAGLTAGFDEFV, encoded by the coding sequence ATGAAACAAGTTGATGGAAGATCTATTTTAAAGGGAACTCAGGTTGAAGCAAAATATGCAGAGCAACAGGTTCCAGCATATAGAGGAAATCCTCTTATAGAGTCACAACCACATATTAAATCAATCTTGGAAGTAGCAAATTCTTTTGCTCAATATCCAGATTTCGATCATTCGCAGCGCGAATGGCCGGCTAATATCCGGATGCACTGCGTATACCAACTCCAGAACTTTTTGCAACCACTCCCCCTTCATTTCGATATGGAAACCAGGTTCTCAGTAATGATTAGACAAGGTTACGTATCGAGAAATCCGACATTACCCATTTTTCAAAGACAGTTCTCAACAGGAATTCAAAATCTTCTTGAGCAAGGCATAGATGAAAATGGTTACAACACTATTGGTAATAGAGCATCAGCTAACGGTTTTTGCATTCTGGGACCTAGTGGAATAGGAAAATCAACTTCAGTCGAGAAAATTTTACTTACATATCCTCAGGTTATTCTTCACAAGAGCATCAAGGGAATGGGAATGCTCAAGCAACTCAACTGGCTGAAGCTTGAATGCCCTTCTGATGGCTCACTTAAAAGTTTATGTGTGGATTTTTTTCACATAGTTGATGAAATATTGAAGGAGAATTACTCAAATATTCACGTTAAGGAACGCTCGACAGCTGAAACGCTGACAGTGCCAATGGCTCAGATCGCCTCATTGCACTGTTTAGGTGTTCTTGTAATTGATGAAATTCAAAATTTGAACTTATCTAAGACTGGTGGTGAAGAGAGGACTCTAAATTTCTTCACTAAGTTGGTTAACGTCTTAGGCATTCCTATTGTGCTTGTTGGGACAGGAAGAGCCACCTATTTATTTGAGAGTGTCTTTGCACAGGCAAGAAGGGCATCAGGAATGGGGGATATGGTTCTAGATCGTCTAACGAAAGGTAAAGACTGGGAGGTCTTGCTGAATTCAATCTGGAGTTATCAATGGACAAAAAACTACACAGAAAGAACCGAGGAATTGAGCGAGGTTTTGTATTCTGAATCACAAGGAATTGTAGATATTGCAGTTAAACTGTTTATGCATTCACAGTGGAAGGCCATCTCAACAAAGAAAGAAACAATTAGTGTTGAGATGGTAAAAAAGGCCGCAAGTGAAAACTTAAAACTTATTCAACCAATGATTAGGGCCCTGAGGAGCGGTGACAGGGAGAAGTTAGCTAAAATAAAGGATTTGAAGCCGGAATGGCTTTCTATCAATCAATATGTACTTGAGTCAGAAGTACCTGTTGAGTTATACGGGAAGGCTGCCATAGATCATAGGCGTGCTCAAGAACAACGTGGGGATATGGACTTGTTGGTTGAACTAATGAAATTGGGGGAGATTCTTGGCTTAGGGGCTACTGCTGCAGAGGAACTGGGGAAAAGATTACTAAAAACTGATATGACTGATATCACGGCAATAAAGAAGTCATATGCAGAAGAGGCAGTTAAGCTCATTAGTGTTCAACCTAAAAGGGCGGGGAGAAGGATTAGAAGGGGGGCCTCAGTCAAAAATAATAAATTGAGAGTAACAGATGCACTTTCAATTGTTAAAAAAGGGCTGGAAAAAGGAAGTGCAGCAGTACAGTCCTTGAAGGATGCAGGATTAACGGCAGGATTTGATGAGTTTGTATAA
- a CDS encoding Mu transposase C-terminal domain-containing protein — protein MDLVENTIIEYFDEENRSTKTERILWISHNKEQVVIIDLDEKSSLPEWISYAIVVDSLSQNRARILEGDPYIAALAFKSPTQKNIKSRDKAWSLIHDLVLDEPDIYDSKLRGIMISEYISKEPNAKIHKTEIYRKLRRYWRGGKTKNALLNNYKNCGGPGKSRESKTGIKRGRKSAITLLDPTRVVGVNITEEDLQLFRIAIARHYHTRKRNPLKYAYDRMIDELYNIGYFYENGIKKPVLPPSGQLPRFEQFKYYYYKERKVKEALKKRFGERNFNLRMRAATGNATERAHGPGFEYEIDATIGTFHLVHSLNRLNVGKPITYYSKDVFSRLVSGFSIGFENISWRTAIISLENASVDKVKFCADYGIEITSEEWPSLYLPRRLLADRGEFESDYVEDLIENLGVDVSNTPPYRGDFKPFIEQHFRIMDSRARPMLPGGVEKGVPERGEKDHRLDAKLSLEAYIQIMILLIREYNHSILPDYPMDQDMVRAGLVPTPINLWNWGMKHRYVGLHSKPEDIIRLNLLPNAVASVTYDKGIYFRKLKLGYTCDKAIEEGWFEKARNRGAWRLKITYDPRNDNHIYIPDKDGLGFIKCNLLPQYAKHFGGLSEREVEILHIAERANIQESMTVQKDLKANTIAEVSKIIENETKITDALRDPDLSKAELIRQTDENRLDQKARSQVVWELGEVGAEPKGVVIPFRGMNQVERKDDDDEIYNILMSEINRRNTNETS, from the coding sequence GTGGATCTCGTGGAAAATACAATTATAGAATATTTTGATGAAGAAAATAGGAGTACAAAAACAGAACGAATTCTTTGGATATCACACAACAAGGAACAAGTAGTTATTATCGACTTAGACGAGAAGTCGAGTCTACCAGAATGGATCAGTTATGCAATTGTGGTAGATAGTCTCTCTCAGAATAGAGCAAGAATCTTAGAGGGAGATCCTTATATTGCTGCTCTGGCTTTTAAATCACCAACGCAAAAGAATATTAAATCCAGAGATAAAGCATGGAGCCTGATTCATGATCTTGTCTTGGATGAACCAGATATTTATGACTCAAAGCTTCGCGGAATTATGATTAGCGAATACATTTCTAAAGAACCGAACGCCAAAATCCATAAAACTGAAATATATAGGAAGCTACGCCGTTACTGGAGAGGCGGTAAAACAAAGAATGCACTATTAAACAATTACAAAAACTGTGGCGGTCCTGGAAAATCTCGTGAATCTAAAACCGGAATAAAGCGTGGTAGAAAGTCGGCTATAACATTGCTTGACCCAACTCGAGTAGTAGGTGTCAATATCACAGAAGAAGACCTACAATTATTCCGAATAGCTATTGCCCGGCACTATCATACCCGAAAAAGGAATCCTTTAAAATATGCTTATGATCGAATGATTGATGAGCTATATAATATAGGTTATTTTTATGAGAATGGGATTAAGAAGCCTGTTCTACCACCTAGTGGGCAGTTGCCACGGTTCGAACAATTTAAGTATTACTACTACAAAGAGAGAAAAGTAAAGGAGGCATTAAAAAAGCGCTTTGGAGAGCGGAATTTCAATTTAAGAATGAGAGCTGCTACAGGGAATGCAACTGAAAGAGCCCATGGGCCGGGCTTTGAGTATGAAATAGATGCAACAATAGGCACGTTTCATCTCGTACACTCATTAAATCGCTTGAATGTTGGGAAACCCATTACATACTACTCTAAGGATGTATTTAGTCGTCTAGTCTCAGGATTCTCGATAGGGTTCGAGAACATTAGTTGGCGAACTGCAATTATAAGTCTAGAGAATGCTAGCGTTGATAAGGTTAAGTTCTGTGCAGATTACGGTATAGAAATAACAAGTGAAGAATGGCCAAGTCTTTATTTACCGAGACGCTTATTGGCTGACCGTGGTGAGTTTGAAAGCGATTATGTTGAAGACTTAATAGAAAATCTAGGAGTCGATGTATCAAATACACCACCATATAGAGGAGATTTTAAACCTTTCATTGAACAACACTTTCGCATTATGGATAGTCGGGCTCGCCCAATGCTCCCTGGCGGTGTAGAGAAAGGTGTACCTGAACGCGGAGAGAAAGATCATCGTCTTGACGCCAAACTATCATTGGAAGCTTACATACAAATTATGATTCTTCTGATTAGAGAATATAATCATTCAATATTACCCGATTATCCGATGGATCAAGATATGGTGAGGGCTGGTCTGGTTCCAACCCCTATTAATTTATGGAACTGGGGCATGAAACATCGATATGTTGGGTTGCATAGTAAACCAGAAGATATTATTAGACTGAATCTTTTGCCCAATGCTGTTGCATCTGTTACTTACGATAAAGGCATATATTTTCGCAAACTGAAGTTGGGCTATACATGCGATAAGGCAATAGAAGAGGGATGGTTTGAAAAGGCGCGTAATAGGGGGGCATGGAGGCTTAAAATAACTTACGATCCGAGAAACGATAATCACATTTATATACCGGATAAAGACGGATTAGGGTTCATTAAATGTAATCTATTGCCACAATATGCTAAGCACTTCGGCGGACTGAGTGAAAGAGAAGTTGAGATCCTTCATATCGCAGAACGAGCAAATATTCAGGAAAGCATGACTGTGCAGAAGGACCTGAAAGCAAACACAATTGCAGAGGTTAGCAAAATTATCGAAAATGAAACAAAAATAACAGATGCATTACGTGATCCTGATCTATCCAAAGCAGAGCTCATACGTCAAACGGATGAAAACAGACTAGATCAAAAGGCTAGATCCCAAGTTGTGTGGGAGCTTGGTGAAGTTGGAGCAGAACCAAAAGGAGTAGTAATCCCGTTTAGAGGTATGAATCAGGTCGAGAGAAAAGACGACGATGATGAAATCTATAATATCCTTATGTCGGAAATCAACCGGAGGAATACGAATGAAACAAGTTGA
- a CDS encoding helix-turn-helix transcriptional regulator gives MNSSGLGISQGRLSEIEKDITKPSAETIIALRKRYNINWLFDDE, from the coding sequence TTGAATTCTTCAGGTTTAGGTATTTCTCAAGGTAGACTAAGTGAGATTGAAAAAGACATTACTAAACCATCCGCGGAAACGATCATTGCTTTAAGAAAGAGATATAACATAAATTGGTTGTTTGATGATGAATAA
- a CDS encoding TnsD family Tn7-like transposition protein, which yields MGEKAYFPSGYPDEDFRSILFRYKHRIGAMNTHQSRLIMVDLFDIDSFRTSIYPRNLNHFIEATEYMLTAEEIILNHTFYPLYSPFISPEFEALMFEGMIYNQNKAFPGNYTYALFDNPYKFCPECLVSDRIEYGESYIHRVHQLNFVHICPIHRVYLIQHCYSCNQPLSSYYNMYQPTSESCPHCAKDLPSVPVVQSDTSDFLLNLSVDCLTLLQVKNHPQHITRHKYATLLWINGYKTGEKHHNNKALSTNLITYYKIENLLKVNLSIDYLKTRLALTKADFREPKTNPLVHMLLMRFLLGSAEKFIEYETPQLASPVYWGHGPWACINPLCSQFNDPVITRCSKRVSKVEYGKKLFATFKCPMCGYTFRINAGADKAYTIDHGELWYKILTSAHTDEDVANIAIKICKSKGDTNKQIKLARKKGTRVSESDLTAQLRMKKIKEKILSLTSNNNTLKRQEITNLVGIQDYAWLRKKDPEWINNTLPQRTMGNFKRKNWKKEDERISILVMQAGKELYKSQYSKRILTYTILGQLSAQDKGFFLNRRLDLPKTSETLENLIESYEAYQIRRIPITAAYLKKFNKSVSLSNFLRLDPYKNCSSSVINHINSFIDQLKEGV from the coding sequence ATGGGGGAGAAAGCGTATTTCCCAAGTGGTTATCCAGACGAAGATTTTCGAAGTATACTATTTCGTTATAAACATCGAATAGGTGCCATGAATACACATCAGTCTCGTCTTATTATGGTAGATCTTTTTGATATTGATTCTTTTAGGACTAGTATTTACCCCCGTAATTTAAATCATTTTATTGAAGCAACAGAGTATATGTTGACGGCAGAAGAAATTATATTGAATCACACTTTTTATCCACTATACAGTCCTTTTATTTCTCCTGAATTTGAGGCTTTAATGTTTGAAGGGATGATCTACAATCAGAACAAAGCCTTCCCGGGAAACTATACCTACGCTCTATTCGACAATCCATATAAATTCTGTCCGGAATGCTTAGTGTCAGATAGGATTGAGTATGGAGAGAGCTATATCCATCGTGTTCATCAACTGAACTTTGTACACATATGCCCAATTCATCGGGTATATCTTATACAACATTGTTATAGTTGTAACCAGCCACTATCTAGCTATTACAACATGTACCAGCCAACTTCAGAAAGTTGCCCACATTGTGCAAAAGACCTTCCCTCTGTACCAGTCGTCCAATCTGATACTTCCGACTTTTTGTTAAACTTATCCGTCGACTGCTTAACTTTACTACAAGTGAAGAATCACCCTCAGCATATAACTAGACATAAATATGCCACGTTACTGTGGATTAACGGATACAAAACGGGTGAAAAACATCATAACAACAAAGCCTTATCTACAAATTTAATAACTTACTACAAAATAGAGAATTTACTAAAAGTGAATTTGAGTATTGATTACTTAAAAACTCGACTAGCACTAACGAAAGCTGACTTTAGGGAGCCAAAGACCAATCCCCTCGTACACATGCTGCTTATGAGATTTTTACTTGGCTCTGCTGAAAAATTTATAGAGTATGAAACTCCTCAACTTGCGAGCCCAGTTTATTGGGGGCATGGTCCATGGGCGTGTATTAATCCCCTTTGTTCACAATTTAATGATCCAGTGATAACACGGTGTTCAAAGAGAGTAAGTAAAGTCGAGTACGGGAAGAAATTATTCGCAACTTTTAAATGTCCTATGTGCGGTTACACATTTAGGATAAATGCAGGGGCAGATAAAGCATATACCATAGACCATGGGGAGTTGTGGTACAAAATATTAACTTCTGCACATACAGATGAAGATGTAGCAAATATTGCTATAAAGATATGTAAATCAAAAGGAGATACTAACAAGCAGATAAAACTAGCTCGTAAGAAAGGCACCAGAGTAAGTGAAAGTGATCTAACGGCCCAGTTACGGATGAAGAAGATTAAAGAAAAAATTTTATCTCTTACTAGTAATAACAATACTTTGAAAAGACAAGAAATAACGAATTTAGTTGGTATTCAAGACTATGCCTGGCTTAGAAAGAAAGATCCTGAGTGGATAAATAATACTTTACCACAGAGGACAATGGGGAACTTTAAACGAAAAAATTGGAAGAAAGAAGACGAAAGGATTTCGATTTTAGTTATGCAGGCTGGAAAAGAGTTATATAAGAGTCAGTATTCAAAAAGAATACTAACATACACAATACTTGGACAACTATCGGCCCAGGATAAAGGGTTTTTTCTGAATCGCAGATTAGATCTACCGAAGACATCAGAGACCTTAGAGAACCTTATTGAGTCCTATGAAGCCTATCAAATTCGGAGAATTCCAATAACAGCTGCATATTTAAAAAAGTTTAATAAGTCAGTCAGTCTTTCAAACTTTCTTCGATTAGATCCATATAAAAATTGTTCAAGTTCGGTGATAAACCATATTAATTCATTTATTGATCAACTGAAGGAAGGTGTATAG
- a CDS encoding TnsD family Tn7-like transposition protein: protein MDLSYFPEMFPDELLYSVCARYQSIIGGRSHKYNLQKLFNTRSSCAVIDFPSHVSSLASKLVQTGISAETIIMKHTMYPYYLPFLPKETSQKIFNFMMSNDQGGKIHMTLGTIASSVPKTIYLRYCAKCSAFDLNKYGATYWRRAHQLPGVTVCSIHYSVLVNSQVLISTLRGKQTFVDLNKLYDLDRVEVPGVFEAESLDIAKRSAELLLSHSNNSISQDIVKEFYLEQLEHRGYITTGGSIRFKLLVADFTEYHSNGFLTQLNSNLQAGSDYTWLHKLLRNRDETGHPLRHLLLLKFFGTPFEHVKPKGRIKPFGEAPWPCLNKAAEHYRESVVNECVVTTGSKTKKPTGHFICSCGFSYIRTGPDLTPEDRFLRGRIETFGVTLLQAAKEVNLDSNLSLRQKAKQVGVDPKTFNKLLLIDSEKERQIKVISVRKKSKKTSQLEKVTYEERVDWQEREEVMSKKVLLAVTDLLALERPVKITKNELIRRAELHHSFFYYPEKMPKTNMLITQYVESVEDFQTRRIDVAIELLKERGELKEWKVRRRAAITNKCSIKVQKYIKNRLGLI, encoded by the coding sequence ATGGATTTGAGTTATTTCCCTGAAATGTTCCCAGACGAGTTGTTATATAGCGTTTGCGCAAGATACCAGAGCATTATTGGAGGGAGGAGCCATAAATATAATCTGCAGAAGCTCTTTAACACCCGTTCATCCTGTGCTGTTATAGATTTTCCAAGCCACGTGTCTAGCCTGGCAAGCAAGTTGGTTCAAACGGGCATCTCAGCTGAAACAATAATAATGAAGCATACAATGTACCCCTATTATCTCCCTTTTCTCCCGAAAGAGACTTCACAGAAGATATTCAATTTTATGATGTCTAATGACCAAGGTGGCAAAATCCATATGACATTAGGTACCATTGCCAGCTCAGTCCCCAAAACGATTTATCTTAGATACTGTGCCAAATGTAGCGCGTTTGATTTGAATAAGTATGGAGCCACTTATTGGCGAAGAGCTCATCAGCTCCCAGGCGTAACAGTTTGCTCAATTCATTATTCAGTACTGGTTAACTCGCAAGTATTGATTTCAACATTAAGAGGTAAGCAAACTTTTGTGGATTTAAATAAGTTGTACGATTTAGACAGAGTTGAGGTTCCCGGAGTCTTTGAAGCAGAAAGCTTGGACATTGCAAAGCGATCTGCTGAATTGTTACTTTCACACTCTAATAACTCAATATCTCAGGACATTGTAAAAGAGTTTTATTTGGAACAGCTGGAGCACAGAGGATATATTACTACCGGTGGGAGCATACGGTTTAAGTTGCTTGTTGCAGACTTCACTGAATATCATAGCAACGGATTCCTTACACAGCTAAACAGTAATCTACAAGCAGGAAGTGACTATACGTGGCTACATAAACTCTTGAGAAATAGAGATGAAACTGGCCACCCATTACGCCACTTATTGCTTCTAAAGTTTTTTGGAACCCCTTTTGAGCATGTTAAGCCCAAAGGAAGAATTAAACCTTTTGGGGAAGCACCTTGGCCATGCCTAAATAAAGCTGCTGAACACTACAGAGAGTCGGTTGTGAATGAGTGTGTCGTTACAACGGGAAGTAAGACAAAGAAGCCGACCGGCCATTTTATTTGCAGTTGTGGCTTTTCCTATATCAGAACAGGACCAGATTTGACTCCTGAGGACCGATTTTTGAGAGGGCGAATTGAGACATTTGGAGTGACCTTATTACAAGCGGCAAAAGAGGTGAATTTAGATTCTAATCTTTCCTTGAGGCAGAAGGCCAAACAAGTTGGTGTGGATCCCAAAACTTTCAATAAATTGCTTCTAATAGACTCTGAAAAAGAAAGGCAAATAAAAGTCATTAGTGTTCGTAAGAAAAGTAAAAAAACTAGTCAATTAGAAAAGGTTACATACGAGGAGAGAGTTGATTGGCAAGAGAGAGAGGAGGTTATGAGCAAAAAGGTTCTCTTAGCGGTTACAGACCTTTTGGCTTTGGAAAGACCAGTTAAAATCACTAAAAATGAACTTATTAGACGTGCTGAACTTCACCATTCGTTTTTCTACTACCCAGAAAAAATGCCTAAAACTAATATGTTAATTACTCAATACGTTGAGAGTGTTGAGGATTTTCAAACTAGAAGAATTGATGTGGCTATTGAGTTATTAAAAGAACGCGGTGAACTGAAGGAGTGGAAGGTAAGGAGAAGAGCTGCAATTACTAATAAGTGCTCTATTAAAGTGCAGAAATATATAAAAAATAGACTCGGCTTGATATAG
- a CDS encoding TnsA endonuclease N-terminal domain-containing protein codes for MAKRNRDWTAAKIERRIKEGRGQGCGKDYKPWLTIHDVPSNGVVTRIKSWTVGRIHHTMSNFERSYFYMVDWSDRITDIREQYPLLPIQRTIEIARELGIDHPKDPKTKEPIVLTTDFMLTESNDTPFARTLKHAGDMNIRTIEKLTIEQRYYMELGINWRVVTDRELPRAFVLNVEWLHRSRLLEFAPQEVNQKLIDILAPKLLFEIRKQNRPLSSITIEFDEKTGLSIGSSMFIVQHMLATKKWSTDMYKKINPSDSIHISVCDQKANPETVNQSLQLG; via the coding sequence ATGGCAAAAAGAAATCGTGACTGGACCGCTGCTAAAATAGAACGGCGAATAAAGGAAGGCAGAGGACAAGGTTGCGGAAAAGATTATAAGCCTTGGCTCACTATACATGATGTACCTTCAAACGGGGTAGTTACTAGAATTAAAAGCTGGACTGTAGGCAGGATTCATCACACTATGTCTAATTTCGAGCGATCTTATTTTTACATGGTGGATTGGTCAGATCGTATCACTGATATAAGGGAGCAGTATCCTTTATTGCCAATTCAAAGAACGATTGAGATTGCTAGAGAGTTAGGTATTGATCATCCCAAAGACCCCAAAACAAAGGAACCAATCGTGCTGACAACAGATTTCATGCTCACAGAGAGTAATGATACGCCGTTCGCTCGTACATTAAAGCATGCGGGAGATATGAATATAAGAACTATTGAGAAACTTACAATTGAGCAAAGATACTACATGGAATTAGGAATTAATTGGAGAGTAGTTACTGACAGAGAACTACCAAGGGCTTTTGTTCTCAATGTCGAGTGGCTTCACCGATCGAGGTTATTGGAATTTGCCCCTCAAGAAGTTAATCAGAAACTTATCGACATACTTGCTCCTAAGTTGCTATTTGAGATACGAAAACAAAATAGACCCTTATCATCAATTACAATCGAATTTGATGAGAAAACTGGCTTGTCTATCGGCTCATCAATGTTTATCGTGCAGCACATGCTCGCAACAAAAAAGTGGTCCACTGACATGTATAAGAAGATAAATCCATCGGATAGTATTCATATTTCTGTATGTGACCAAAAGGCCAATCCTGAGACTGTCAACCAGTCTCTCCAATTGGGATAG